From Hoplias malabaricus isolate fHopMal1 chromosome 11, fHopMal1.hap1, whole genome shotgun sequence, a single genomic window includes:
- the paqr5a gene encoding membrane progestin receptor gamma-A isoform X1: MLSLIKLPQGLTINQVPKVFHEDGIMSGYRSPYSSATDCVLSLFQLTNETLNIWTHFLPTWFFLWKLLMVLVEEDWRDSYCWPLLVFLLSCCLYPLASSCAHTFSTMSERARHICFFFDYGALSFYSLGSALTYASYVFPEKWVKSTFHIYYIPTATLNSVLCTGLACYSRSTLKSSSKLSKSLRIVAFTYPYFFDNIPLFYRIFFCAGEGCTVNEATAVHYQHTVLAFLTGFLFATHLPERLAPGSFDYIGHSHQLFHVFAIIGTYLQLTAVELDMTLRKRWLQAHSQPINFINTVGAALLSAAFSLCIIFIFSRALFSISVGKDRGLRRSRCTAASHLQ; this comes from the exons ATGCTGAGCCTTATCAAACTGCCTCAGGGTCTAACCATCAACCAAGTTCCAAAA GTCTTCCATGAAGATGGGATCATGTCAGGGTATCGCTCTCCATACAGCTCAGCTACAGACTGTGTTCTTAGTCTCTTCCAGCTAACCAATGAAACCCTTAACATTTGGACCCACTTTCTGCCGACATG GTTCTTCCTTTGGAAGCTGCTAATGGTACTTGTGGAGGAGGATTGGCGAGACTCCTACTGCTGGCCTCTCTTGGTCTTCCTGCTGTCCTGCTGCTTGTACCCACTGGCCTCCAGCTGTGCCCACACCTTCAGTACCATGTCAGAGCGTGCGAGACACATCTGCTTCTTCTTCGACTACGGAGCGCTCAGCTTTTACAGTTTAG GTTCTGCTCTCACCTACGCCTCCTATGTGTTTCCCGAGAAATGGGTCAAAAGCACTTTCCACATTTACTACATTCCTACTGCCACACTCAACTCTGTCCTCTGTACGGGACTGGCCTGTTACTCCAG gTCTACTCTGAAATCTAGTTCAAAGCTAAGCAAAAGTCTACGAATTGTGGCCTTTACATATCCATATTTCTTTGACAACATCCCTTTGTTCTATCGG ATTTTCTTCTGTGCTGGAGAGGGCTGCACAGTAAATGAAGCCACTGCTGTCCACTACCAGCATACTGTGTTGGCCTTCCTCACGGGCTTCCTGTTCGCCACACACCTACCTGAACGCCTCGCACCTGGGAGTTTTGATTACATTG GGCACAGTCACCAGCTCTTTCATGTGTTTGCAATCATTGGCACGTATCTCCAGCTGACGGCAGTTGAGCTGGACATGACCTTACGGAAGCGGTGGCTTCAGGCTCATTCACAGCCCATTAACTTTATCAACACGGTGGGTGCAGCATTGCTTTCTGCAGCCTTCAGTCTTTGTATAATCTTCATCTTCAGTCGGGCACTTTTCTCCATCAGCGTCGGGAAGGATCGAGGTCTGAGGAGGTCACGTTGTACTGCAGCTTCTCATTTACAGTAG
- the paqr5a gene encoding membrane progestin receptor gamma-A isoform X2 yields the protein MSGYRSPYSSATDCVLSLFQLTNETLNIWTHFLPTWFFLWKLLMVLVEEDWRDSYCWPLLVFLLSCCLYPLASSCAHTFSTMSERARHICFFFDYGALSFYSLGSALTYASYVFPEKWVKSTFHIYYIPTATLNSVLCTGLACYSRSTLKSSSKLSKSLRIVAFTYPYFFDNIPLFYRIFFCAGEGCTVNEATAVHYQHTVLAFLTGFLFATHLPERLAPGSFDYIGHSHQLFHVFAIIGTYLQLTAVELDMTLRKRWLQAHSQPINFINTVGAALLSAAFSLCIIFIFSRALFSISVGKDRGLRRSRCTAASHLQ from the exons ATGTCAGGGTATCGCTCTCCATACAGCTCAGCTACAGACTGTGTTCTTAGTCTCTTCCAGCTAACCAATGAAACCCTTAACATTTGGACCCACTTTCTGCCGACATG GTTCTTCCTTTGGAAGCTGCTAATGGTACTTGTGGAGGAGGATTGGCGAGACTCCTACTGCTGGCCTCTCTTGGTCTTCCTGCTGTCCTGCTGCTTGTACCCACTGGCCTCCAGCTGTGCCCACACCTTCAGTACCATGTCAGAGCGTGCGAGACACATCTGCTTCTTCTTCGACTACGGAGCGCTCAGCTTTTACAGTTTAG GTTCTGCTCTCACCTACGCCTCCTATGTGTTTCCCGAGAAATGGGTCAAAAGCACTTTCCACATTTACTACATTCCTACTGCCACACTCAACTCTGTCCTCTGTACGGGACTGGCCTGTTACTCCAG gTCTACTCTGAAATCTAGTTCAAAGCTAAGCAAAAGTCTACGAATTGTGGCCTTTACATATCCATATTTCTTTGACAACATCCCTTTGTTCTATCGG ATTTTCTTCTGTGCTGGAGAGGGCTGCACAGTAAATGAAGCCACTGCTGTCCACTACCAGCATACTGTGTTGGCCTTCCTCACGGGCTTCCTGTTCGCCACACACCTACCTGAACGCCTCGCACCTGGGAGTTTTGATTACATTG GGCACAGTCACCAGCTCTTTCATGTGTTTGCAATCATTGGCACGTATCTCCAGCTGACGGCAGTTGAGCTGGACATGACCTTACGGAAGCGGTGGCTTCAGGCTCATTCACAGCCCATTAACTTTATCAACACGGTGGGTGCAGCATTGCTTTCTGCAGCCTTCAGTCTTTGTATAATCTTCATCTTCAGTCGGGCACTTTTCTCCATCAGCGTCGGGAAGGATCGAGGTCTGAGGAGGTCACGTTGTACTGCAGCTTCTCATTTACAGTAG